In Candidatus Eisenbacteria bacterium, a single window of DNA contains:
- a CDS encoding cupin domain-containing protein, whose translation MQGEMDAASELVGVVGQADLVQYQAGTVVSRTLVKKPAGTVTAFAFDKGEGLSEHTAPFDALVLVVDGQAEIFISGQPNLVKAGEMLRLPANKSHALRAVTRFKMILVMIKA comes from the coding sequence ATGCAGGGTGAGATGGATGCTGCGAGTGAACTCGTTGGAGTTGTCGGCCAGGCGGACCTTGTCCAATACCAGGCCGGAACTGTGGTAAGTCGCACCCTCGTTAAGAAACCGGCGGGCACGGTCACGGCATTTGCTTTCGACAAAGGCGAAGGGCTTAGCGAGCACACGGCTCCGTTCGATGCGCTCGTTCTGGTGGTCGATGGCCAGGCAGAGATCTTCATATCAGGCCAGCCGAACCTGGTAAAGGCCGGGGAGATGCTCAGACTTCCCGCCAACAAGTCGCATGCCTTGAGAGCAGTGACGAGATTCAAGATGATCCTGGTGATGATCAAGGCCTAG